CGGCCGAGGGGGCGTAGAGGCCCTGGAAGCGCTCCTCCAGGAGGCGGATCACCTCGTAGCCGTGGCGCGGCGCCTCGTCCAGGAGCTTGAGCAGGTAGAGCCGCAGCCGGCCGTGGGCGAAGACGGGAGGCATCTCAGAGCACCTTCTTGTCGGTCGGGGCGTCACCCGGGGCGTCGGCGGCCTCCGCGGCGGCCGGGCGGCCGGCGTCGGGGGCCTCCGCCGCCCGGGTGCCCTCGGGGGGCCCGTCCGGGGTGGGCGGGACGGCCTCCGGCGGGATGTCGTCCGGCGGGGCCTTGCGCAGGCTCGTGCCCCCCGGGGAGGAGTCCTGGGGGGTGGAACTCCGTGATCCATTGTCCCGCGAATCGGAACCGCCGGGTCCGGAATCCTCCGGGCCGGGCCGGCGCGGACCGGCGGCCGGGGCCTGCGGTGCCGGCGCGGGCCCCTCGAACGGCGGCGGCGTGAGCGGCGGATCCTCGGTGTGCGGGCGGCGGAGCAGGGCGATCGAGCCGGAGACCGTGCTGGCCTTCAGGGTGCCGTTGCCCGCGCCGAGCCGGCCGGTGATCTTCTTCGAGCCCCACTGGCCGCTCACGCGCAGGTCCTCGAAGGCGTTGGAGACGGTGCCGCTCGCCGTGTTGGCCTCCACGCGCGCGTCGGCCGGGTGGGGGAGGCGGATGGCGATCTCGCCCGAGACGTTTGAGACGCTCACATGGGTGGCGCGTCCGTCCGGGCTGACGCTGGCCGAGGCGAGGTCCACGATCACGGAGCCGCTGACCGACTCGGCCCGCACGGACGCCCCCGCGCCGTCCACGACCGTCAGGTCGCCCGAGACGGAGTTGAACAGGAGGTCGCCGGTGACGTCCTGCGCCTCCACGTTGCCGGAGACCGTGCTGGTGCGCACCGGTCCCGACAGGCCCACCAGCGTGGTGTCGCCGGAGACGCTCTTGACCTCCGTGCGCCCCTCGATGCCCGAGATCACGGCGCCGGCGCCGACGACGCCCACCTCGACGCGGGTGCCGGTCGGCACGGCGAGGGAGACCACGGCGGAACGCCGCCAGGTCTTGTGGTCGAGCCACTTGAGCAGGCCCTTCCAGGGGAGGTCCTCGTACGCGACGGTGAGGGCGCCGCCCTGCTGGGTGACGATCAGGGGGGCGCCCTCTATCTCGGAGACCTGGAGGCGGGGGGAACCATCGTCTGTCCCCACGACGTTGACCGTGCCGTTGGCGGTGCGCACGTGCAGCGACGCCACCGGGGTGTCGAAGGTGAGCTTCTCGGGCTCTGTGACGGACCACACGGGCATGGTGCTGGCCTCCCTCGGCCGGGATGACGCGCCATATCGCGTCTCTCGTGAAACACGATATATCGCGGAGGCGGAAAGTCAAGACACCCTTTCGGGTGTGCGGGGGAGCGGGTGCGGGGGAGCGGGCGTGGGAGGTGGCATCCGCGCCCGGCGTATACGACGCGCTTGTGCGCCCCATACGCGATATGCGCCCCCTGATCGGGGGGTTCTCGTCTCCATCGGGGGCTCTCGTCTCCCGCGACCGGGCTTCTCCTCTCACGCCCCGATCCCGGCTGCCCCGGAATCCCCTGTCAGTGCCTCACGGGAGACTGCGTTCCGGGGTCAGGGCCCCGAGCCCGGCGGCAGGCGGACGGTGCCGGCGGCAACCCACCACTCATGGAGGCGGACCGATGGCTGACCTGGACGACATCCTTGCCGCGCACGTCGGGGACGGGAGCGGGGACGGCGGAACGGTGCCGGGCGCGGTCGTCCTGGTCGCGCGCGGCGACCAGGTCGACGCCCGGGCGGCCGGCCGTGCCGACACCGCGGGCGGCCCGCCCGTCGCCAGAGACTCGATCTTCCGCATCGCGTCGGTCACCAAGCCCGTCGCCGCCGCCGCGGTCATGATGCTCGTCGAGGACGGGCGGATCGCGCTGGACGACCCCATCGGCACCTGGCTGCCGGAACTCGCCGCGCCCTCCGTCGTCCGGACCCCCGGCAGCCCGATCGACGACACCGTTCCCGCCGAGCGGTCGATCACCGTGCGGGACCTGCTGGAGTTCCGCGCCGGCTGGGGCTTCCCGACCGACTTCACGCTGCCCGTGCTCGCGCCGCTGTTCGGCGTGCTCCAGCAAGGGGCGCCGCGGCCGCAGCTCGCGCCCGAAACGGACACCTGGATCCGGGAGCTGGCGCGGGTGCCGATGATCCACCAGCCCGGCGAGGCCTGGCTCTACAACACCTGCTCGGACATCCAGGGCGTGCTGATCGCCAGGGCCTCGGGCCAGGGGCTGCCCGAGTTCCTCCAGGAGCGGATCTTCGAGCCGCTCGGCATGGTGGACACCGGCTTCGCGGTGCCGACCGGCAAGCTCGACAGGTTCACCAGCCTGTACCGGGCGCCCGAGGGAGGCGGCCTCGAACGCGTCGACGCGCCCGACGGGCAGTGGAGCAGCCTGCCCCCGTTCCCCTCCGGTGCGGGTGGCCTGGTGTCCACGGCGGACGACCTGCTGGCCTTCGGCCGGATGCTGCTCTCCGGGGGATCGGCCGGTGACCGCAGGCTGCTGTCGGCCGAGTCGGTGCGCGAGATGATCACCAACCGGCTTCCGTCGGAGCAGCGTGAGGTGAGCGCGCTCTTCCTGGAGGGCCAGGGGTGGGGGTACGGCGGCGCGGTCGACGTGG
The nucleotide sequence above comes from Streptomyces sp. TS71-3. Encoded proteins:
- a CDS encoding DUF4097 family beta strand repeat-containing protein gives rise to the protein MPVWSVTEPEKLTFDTPVASLHVRTANGTVNVVGTDDGSPRLQVSEIEGAPLIVTQQGGALTVAYEDLPWKGLLKWLDHKTWRRSAVVSLAVPTGTRVEVGVVGAGAVISGIEGRTEVKSVSGDTTLVGLSGPVRTSTVSGNVEAQDVTGDLLFNSVSGDLTVVDGAGASVRAESVSGSVIVDLASASVSPDGRATHVSVSNVSGEIAIRLPHPADARVEANTASGTVSNAFEDLRVSGQWGSKKITGRLGAGNGTLKASTVSGSIALLRRPHTEDPPLTPPPFEGPAPAPQAPAAGPRRPGPEDSGPGGSDSRDNGSRSSTPQDSSPGGTSLRKAPPDDIPPEAVPPTPDGPPEGTRAAEAPDAGRPAAAEAADAPGDAPTDKKVL
- a CDS encoding serine hydrolase, producing MADLDDILAAHVGDGSGDGGTVPGAVVLVARGDQVDARAAGRADTAGGPPVARDSIFRIASVTKPVAAAAVMMLVEDGRIALDDPIGTWLPELAAPSVVRTPGSPIDDTVPAERSITVRDLLEFRAGWGFPTDFTLPVLAPLFGVLQQGAPRPQLAPETDTWIRELARVPMIHQPGEAWLYNTCSDIQGVLIARASGQGLPEFLQERIFEPLGMVDTGFAVPTGKLDRFTSLYRAPEGGGLERVDAPDGQWSSLPPFPSGAGGLVSTADDLLAFGRMLLSGGSAGDRRLLSAESVREMITNRLPSEQREVSALFLEGQGWGYGGAVDVARVHPWSVPGRYGWVGGTGTSAHIIPATGTVAVLLTQVEMRGPTSPAVMRDFWRYAAGRPGGLEVPGPGLRGPGARGTE